The following are encoded together in the Litorilinea aerophila genome:
- the miaB gene encoding tRNA (N6-isopentenyl adenosine(37)-C2)-methylthiotransferase MiaB: MSTRKHNETPVVTYETATDQNSNASRKYHIWTIGCQMNVADSNHVAAELEKLGYGPTDNLDEADVVVLNTCVVRQSAENKAIGKVGSLKPWKQQKPDRTLALMGCMVGIKPSPQLQSAFPYVDVFMPPSEATPLINHLRQHEIEAEMAAMEREQLARRYQLQDEVQPIGTAQSIRHLALSGEAPVAAYVPVVYGCSHACTFCIIPFRRGVERSRPVQEIVNEIRGLVEQGVREVTLLGQIVDRYGYDWRGDLGNSATVAAYTGGPEARQEQHHYDLADLLREVHEIEGLWRIRFLTSHPNYMTDRILEAVRDLPKVCEHIEVPIQAGDDEVLARMRRGYTSADYRALVEHIRAVIPNVAIHTDIIVGFCGETEEQFERTYQVLRDLKLDKAHLARYSPRPGTVSARRMVDDVPEEEKIRRHKRLEALQEEISAAINARYLGETVEVLVEDRHKGKWRGRTRQNKLVFVECDLPLRGRLIQAQITWTGPWSMQGRFVRDVSPLPDRVEAPKQIFSIDITA, encoded by the coding sequence ATGTCTACGCGCAAACATAACGAAACCCCAGTGGTCACCTACGAAACGGCCACCGACCAAAACTCCAACGCTTCTCGCAAGTACCACATCTGGACCATCGGCTGCCAGATGAACGTGGCCGACAGCAACCACGTGGCTGCCGAGCTGGAAAAACTGGGCTACGGGCCCACCGACAACCTGGATGAGGCCGACGTGGTGGTCCTGAACACCTGTGTGGTCCGCCAGAGCGCCGAAAACAAGGCCATCGGCAAGGTGGGCAGCCTGAAGCCGTGGAAACAACAGAAGCCAGACCGCACCCTGGCCCTGATGGGCTGCATGGTGGGCATCAAGCCCAGCCCCCAGCTCCAGTCCGCCTTCCCCTACGTGGACGTCTTCATGCCGCCCAGCGAGGCCACGCCCCTCATCAACCATCTGCGCCAGCATGAGATCGAGGCAGAGATGGCCGCGATGGAGCGGGAGCAGCTGGCCCGGCGCTACCAGCTTCAAGACGAGGTCCAGCCCATCGGCACGGCCCAGTCCATTCGCCATCTGGCTCTGAGCGGAGAGGCGCCGGTGGCCGCCTATGTGCCCGTGGTCTACGGCTGCAGCCACGCCTGCACCTTCTGCATCATCCCCTTCCGCCGGGGCGTGGAGCGAAGCCGCCCCGTCCAGGAGATCGTCAACGAGATCCGGGGGTTGGTGGAACAAGGCGTGCGAGAGGTGACCCTGTTGGGCCAGATCGTGGACCGCTACGGGTACGACTGGCGGGGCGACCTGGGCAACAGTGCCACGGTGGCAGCCTACACCGGCGGCCCGGAAGCCCGCCAGGAACAGCACCACTATGACCTGGCCGACCTCCTGCGGGAGGTGCACGAGATCGAGGGGCTGTGGCGCATTCGCTTCCTCACCAGCCACCCCAACTACATGACCGACCGCATCCTGGAGGCCGTCCGCGACCTGCCCAAGGTGTGCGAGCACATCGAAGTGCCCATCCAGGCCGGCGACGACGAGGTGCTGGCCCGCATGCGGCGGGGCTACACCAGCGCCGACTACCGGGCCCTGGTGGAACACATCCGGGCCGTGATCCCCAACGTGGCCATCCACACCGACATCATCGTTGGCTTCTGCGGCGAAACAGAAGAACAGTTTGAGCGCACCTACCAGGTCCTGCGGGATCTGAAGCTGGACAAGGCCCACCTGGCCCGCTACAGCCCCCGCCCCGGGACGGTCAGCGCTCGCCGGATGGTCGACGATGTCCCCGAGGAGGAGAAGATTCGGCGCCACAAGCGGCTGGAGGCCCTCCAGGAGGAGATCTCCGCCGCCATCAACGCCCGCTACCTGGGCGAGACGGTGGAGGTCCTGGTGGAGGATCGCCACAAGGGCAAATGGCGAGGGCGCACCCGCCAGAACAAACTGGTCTTTGTGGAGTGCGACCTGCCCCTGCGGGGGCGCCTGATCCAGGCCCAGATCACCTGGACGGGCCCCTGGAGCATGCAGGGGCGCTTCGTGCGGGACGTCTCGCCCCTTCCCGACCGGGTGGAGGCGCCGAAG